From Thermoplasmatales archaeon, a single genomic window includes:
- a CDS encoding translation initiation factor IF-2 subunit beta: protein MDKYNYEKLLDRAIKGLPKEIIAKDRFQMPVGVIYYEGNTTILKNLGEISDKVNRDKKQIFTYILKEVGTAGEMNDRVVLQGKIPEAKIQECIKRFVTKYVLCRECGRPDTKMTKRNRVLMLKCEACGAIHPIEGKIKKT, encoded by the coding sequence ATGGATAAATACAACTATGAAAAACTTCTTGATAGGGCAATAAAGGGTTTGCCAAAGGAAATTATAGCAAAAGATAGGTTTCAAATGCCTGTTGGAGTTATTTATTATGAAGGAAACACAACTATATTAAAAAATCTCGGGGAAATAAGTGATAAGGTAAATAGGGACAAAAAACAAATATTCACATATATTTTGAAGGAAGTAGGAACTGCTGGAGAAATGAATGACAGGGTTGTTTTGCAGGGGAAAATACCTGAGGCAAAAATCCAAGAATGCATAAAGAGATTTGTAACAAAATATGTTCTATGCAGGGAATGCGGTAGACCAGATACAAAAATGACTAAAAGGAATAGAGTTTTAATGCTAAAATGTGAAGCATGTGGAGCAATCCATCCAATTGAAGGGAAAATAAAGAAAACCTAA